From a region of the Geotoga petraea genome:
- the fliD gene encoding flagellar filament capping protein FliD translates to MDNSYLGNFQMLGISSGMDTGAMIDALMKAERQPLTRVEEKYNDLALQQKSWMEVDDKLEEFWDEALKMRFQSNLNPKTATSSNENVLKTTANPTSLDSNFYVKVNQTASSSNMTFQNSVGFDYSKIANNTKFIDMDQNITPETGTYTINYNDGADQSFVLNIDDTTTIQDIIDQIDSDSGNELKADLVDGKLSISDNTGTNAIQDISLGNASDTSNFAEVFDMAFSTYDTGTSTFESSSDVIDYSSMKLSNLIDITAESTININGTDITVNQDTTLSGFISQVNNSEAGVFASFDNNSKNISIRNIETGPVGLNVTDDTTTNLLNKLGMSGSETINQGQKAEIEIYNSSSDTTPITTLTSWDNSFDYNNTGINVNNTSTEKIAVEVTQDTDKAVENIQGFVDKYNETMEYIYEKLHEEKLTDIPEEEMTDEQKMQGTLKGDRNLERIFYQMRSIAYKTLDWDTTNSDDTMPEYTSLGQVGISSGDVGDNYDNTIKGLLSIDENKLKDALSNNFEDVYKLFANNTSYEIGGKTRYNKGIITDLKDTSYEYTKFGGYIDNIAGTNGTIGIQMRDTAGRLTDLLDQLQRKELRYVQQFSAMEKAISNMNSQMSFMMSRLGG, encoded by the coding sequence ATGGATAACAGTTATTTAGGTAATTTCCAAATGCTCGGTATCTCATCTGGCATGGACACAGGAGCTATGATAGATGCTTTGATGAAAGCTGAAAGACAGCCATTAACACGAGTTGAAGAAAAATATAATGATTTAGCTTTACAACAAAAATCTTGGATGGAAGTTGACGATAAATTAGAAGAATTTTGGGACGAAGCTCTAAAAATGAGATTTCAATCAAATCTAAATCCAAAAACAGCGACATCATCAAATGAAAATGTACTAAAAACTACAGCCAATCCAACATCTCTGGATTCAAACTTTTACGTAAAAGTAAATCAAACAGCATCTTCATCCAACATGACTTTTCAAAACTCTGTTGGTTTTGATTATTCTAAAATCGCAAATAATACAAAATTTATAGATATGGATCAAAATATAACTCCAGAAACTGGAACATACACAATAAACTATAATGATGGAGCTGATCAATCATTTGTATTAAATATAGATGACACAACGACAATTCAAGATATAATTGATCAAATTGATAGTGATTCAGGAAATGAATTAAAGGCAGATTTAGTAGATGGGAAATTATCTATTTCAGACAACACGGGTACAAACGCTATACAAGACATTTCTTTGGGAAATGCTTCTGATACTTCCAACTTTGCGGAAGTTTTTGATATGGCTTTTTCAACATATGACACAGGTACAAGTACCTTTGAGAGTTCTTCAGATGTAATAGACTATTCTTCAATGAAATTATCTAATTTAATAGATATCACAGCAGAGAGTACCATAAATATAAATGGAACAGATATTACAGTTAATCAAGACACAACTTTGAGTGGGTTCATTAGCCAGGTCAACAATTCAGAAGCTGGAGTTTTTGCTTCTTTTGATAACAATTCAAAAAATATATCAATAAGAAACATTGAAACAGGCCCAGTTGGTTTAAATGTAACAGATGATACCACTACAAATTTATTGAACAAATTAGGAATGAGTGGCTCTGAAACGATAAATCAAGGACAAAAAGCAGAAATAGAAATATATAATAGTTCTTCTGATACCACTCCTATTACAACTCTGACATCTTGGGATAATAGTTTTGATTATAATAACACTGGTATTAACGTTAACAACACCTCTACAGAAAAAATAGCTGTAGAAGTAACCCAAGATACAGATAAGGCAGTTGAAAATATACAGGGGTTTGTGGATAAATATAACGAAACTATGGAGTACATATACGAAAAATTACATGAGGAAAAATTAACTGACATACCAGAAGAAGAAATGACAGATGAACAAAAAATGCAAGGAACATTAAAAGGAGATAGAAATTTAGAAAGAATATTTTATCAGATGAGATCTATAGCTTATAAAACATTAGATTGGGATACAACAAATTCAGATGACACAATGCCGGAATACACTTCTTTAGGTCAGGTTGGTATATCTTCTGGAGATGTTGGAGATAATTATGATAATACTATAAAAGGTCTTCTTTCTATAGATGAAAACAAATTAAAGGATGCCCTTTCAAATAATTTTGAAGACGTATATAAATTATTCGCAAATAATACTTCTTATGAAATCGGAGGTAAAACTAGATATAACAAGGGAATCATAACTGATTTAAAAGACACATCATATGAATACACTAAATTTGGAGGATATATAGACAACATAGCTGGTACAAATGGTACTATAGGTATCCAAATGAGGGATACCGCTGGAAGATTAACCGATTTACTGGATCAGCTGCAAAGAAAAGAACTAAGATATGTACAACAGTTTTCAGCGATGGAAAAGGCGATTAGTAATATGAATTCTCAAATGTCTTTTATGATGAGCAGATTAGGCGGATAA